One genomic segment of Helianthus annuus cultivar XRQ/B chromosome 14, HanXRQr2.0-SUNRISE, whole genome shotgun sequence includes these proteins:
- the LOC110906103 gene encoding uncharacterized protein LOC110906103, translating into MMTNDSLTSKWRDKIMEGAEGLRTVECLRGRLLAERAASKAANDESELITKKLIELEKQLKMEIRSRNKAEKRLRFLMKKLDSLNISYVSADEYSSSISEKSEISSVSSSKSQPDQSSQKDGDEYDLQKKDNNGSRSFVMRDNDDNVERDQGTYHNVDNSMALIKVEEKSITSTRNDEHDDDICDNSMALVAVNSTMKEENKDCPISNGNVKDVLDALRYARECLQTSMDMRRHMKSNIVQHRLDRISC; encoded by the exons ATGATGACAAATGATTCTTTAACATCAAAATGGAG AGACAAAATAATGGAAGGAGCTGAAGGTTTGAGGACTGTAGAGTGTTTAAGAGGTAGACTGCTTGCTGAAAGAGCAGCTTCCAAGGCTGCTAATGATGAATCTGAACTAATTACCAAAAAG TTGATTGAGCTAGAGAAGCAGTTGAAAATGGAGATCAGGTCAAGAAACAAAGCTGAAAAGAGGCTGAGATTCTTGATGAAAAAGCTTGATTCTTTGAACATATCATATGTTTCAGCAGATGAATATTCTTCAAGTATTTCTGAAAAAAGTGAGATTTCATCTGTTTCATCTTCTAAATCTCAACCTGATCAGTCCAGTCAAAAAGATGGTGATGAATATGATCTACAGAAAAAAGACAATAATGG GTCAAGATCCTTTGTTATGCGTGACAACGATGATAATGTAGAACGTGATCAAGGTACATATCATAATGTTGATAACTCTATGGCATTGATTAAGGTCGAAGAGAAATCGATTACGTCAACTAGAAATGATGAACATGATGATGATATATGTGACAACTCCATGGCATTAGTCGCGGTCAATTCGACGATGAAAGAAGAGAATAAAGATTGTCCAATATCAAATGGTAATGTGAAAGATGTACTTGATGCTTTAAGGTATGCTAGAGAATGCCTTCAAACTTCAATGGACATGAGAAGACATATGAAATCAAATATTGTTCAACATAGGCTTGATAGGATCTCATGTTAA
- the LOC110904361 gene encoding transcription initiation factor TFIID subunit 10 isoform X1 — MNHNQQSNDVRHDDENTLSEFLASLTDYTPTIPDELVEHYLAKSGFQCPDVRITRLVAVAAQKFVSDVATDALQHCKARQAAVVRDKKDKQQKDKRLIMNMEDLSKALQEYGVNVKHQEYFADNPSAGLESSSKDE, encoded by the exons ATGAATCACAATCAGCAATCAAACGATGTTAggcatgatgatgaaaacacacTCTCGGAATTTCTTGCTTCCTTAACGGATTACACCCCAACT ATTCCCGATGAATTGGTGGAACACTACTTAGCCAAGAGTGGATTCCAATGTCCAGATGTTCGAAT AACCAGGCTAGTAGCTGTCGCTGCACAAAAGTTTGTGTCCGACGTTGCGACTGATGCTCTTCA ACACTGTAAGGCGAGACAGGCAGCTGTTGTCAGGGACAAAAAAGACAAACAGCAAAAG GATAAGCGTCTAATTATGAACATGGAGGACCTCTCTAAGGCTCTTCAAGAG TATGGTGTAAATGTTAAACATCAGGAGTATTTTGCTGATAACCCTTCAGCTGGACTAGAATCCTCTTCAAAAGACGAGTAA
- the LOC110904361 gene encoding transcription initiation factor TFIID subunit 10 isoform X2, whose product MPMCQLFIRNLSLLVTTEMNHNQQSNDVRHDDENTLSEFLASLTDYTPTIPDELVEHYLAKSGFQCPDVRITRLVAVAAQKFVSDVATDALQHCKARQAAVVRDKKDKQQKDKRLIMNMEDLSKALQEYGVNVKHQEYFADNPSAGLESSSKDE is encoded by the exons ATGCCAATGTGCCAACTTTTCATTCG GAACCTATCCTTGCTAGTTACTACAGAAATGAATCACAATCAGCAATCAAACGATGTTAggcatgatgatgaaaacacacTCTCGGAATTTCTTGCTTCCTTAACGGATTACACCCCAACT ATTCCCGATGAATTGGTGGAACACTACTTAGCCAAGAGTGGATTCCAATGTCCAGATGTTCGAAT AACCAGGCTAGTAGCTGTCGCTGCACAAAAGTTTGTGTCCGACGTTGCGACTGATGCTCTTCA ACACTGTAAGGCGAGACAGGCAGCTGTTGTCAGGGACAAAAAAGACAAACAGCAAAAG GATAAGCGTCTAATTATGAACATGGAGGACCTCTCTAAGGCTCTTCAAGAG TATGGTGTAAATGTTAAACATCAGGAGTATTTTGCTGATAACCCTTCAGCTGGACTAGAATCCTCTTCAAAAGACGAGTAA
- the LOC110904362 gene encoding Golgi to ER traffic protein 4 homolog has translation MSRERFRKALLPPGAENIEKLKNIVKEGNYYGAQQMYKTTSSRYATVGRFSEAFDLLQSGACLQLEHEQVTCGGELAMLFVEMLVKAKVDFDEDYLDRIRKIYKKFPRIPIPQNLDMVDDDDAIHRLSETFGAAKIRVESCSSFLKAAIKWSADSGPCKIGSPELHDMLAEYIYSESPEPDMTRVCYHFARGRNPNRFASTLVNFMGKCYPGEDDLAIARAVLMYLSVGNLRDANNIMDGIEKLAEVKGLEFPDSELMRFINYLLQTLMRDALPLFNTLKQKFSSSIERDPMFNELLEDIGEKFYGVRRKNPLQGMFGELFKM, from the exons ATGTCGCGAGAAAGATTCAGGAAAGCTCTGTTACCTCCTGGAGCTGAG AATATTGAAAAGCTAAAGAACATTGTAAAAGAAGGGAATTATTATGGGGCTCAACAGATGTACAAGACCACTAGTTCAAG ATATGCTACAGTTGGAAGATTTTCTGAAGCCTTTGATCTTCTTCAGTCTGGTGCTTGTCTTCAATTAGAACACGAGCAG GTAACTTGTGGGGGTGAGCTTGCTATGTTGTTTGTGGAGATGCTAGTGAAAGCTAAAGTTGACTTTGATGAAGACTATCTTG ATCGTATCAGGAAAATCTACAAAAAGTTTCCTCGGATTCCCATTCCTCAAAACTTGGAcatggttgatgatgatgatgcaatCCATCGATTATCTGAAACATTTGGAGCTGCAAAAATACGTGTTGAGAGCTGCTCATCATTTTTGAAAGCTGCTATCAA GTGGTCTGCAGACTCTGGTCCATGTAAGATTGGATCTCCCGAACTACATGATATGTTGGCTGAATACATATACTCCGAATCACCAGAGCCT GATATGACTAGAGTGTGTTACCATTTTGCGAGGGGTAGAAATCCAAACAGGTTCGCTTCAACCCTTGTGAACTTTATGGGCAAG TGTTATCCAGGTGAAGACGACTTGGCGATTGCACGGGCCGTTTTAAT GTATCTTTCTGTTGGTAACCTAAGAGATGCTAACAATATTATGGATGGGATAGAGAAACTTGCTGAGGTCAAGGGGCTTGAATTTCCTGATTCAGAATTGATGCGATTTATCAACTATCTCTTGCAAAC GTTAATGAGAGATGCGTTGCCATTATTCAATACGTTGAAACAAAAATTCAGCTCAAGTATAGAACGGGATCCTATGTTCAACGAG TTGTTAGAAGACATTGGGGAAAAGTTCTATGGAGTACGCCGTAAAAATCCCTTACAAGGGATGTTTGGAGAATTGTTCAAG ATGTAA